A DNA window from Daucus carota subsp. sativus chromosome 3, DH1 v3.0, whole genome shotgun sequence contains the following coding sequences:
- the LOC108210857 gene encoding single-strand DNA endonuclease 1 isoform X2, producing the protein MGVKHLWDILDSCKKTLPLEHLRDKRVCIDLSCWIVQLHNVNKSHCSTKDKVYLRGLFHRLRALLALNCTIILVADGAIPAIKLSTYRRRLNSESKVSQDETNSDKASSLQRNMGSEFSGMIKEANILGMALGIPCIISLEEAEAQCALLNSESLCDGCFTSDSDIFLFGARTVYRDICLGEGGYVVCYEMNDIETKLGFGRNSLITLALLLGSDYTPGVRKLGQEAACQIVKSIGECNVLQRVASDGLSFANKPKVSKKQNKAPRRTNKENYSHPINENGPVHDLPNENQYLAVIEAYLRPKCHTADSSVVQRALGGLPFDRLKLQNICARYFEWPPEKTDEYILPKIAERKLRQFANLRSTSSALGLGPPLDKMPVRCPLLEIIKHRKVLGRESFEVSWEDIDGLKTSVVPADLIECACPEKRVEFEEKRAQAKKQNIRKPRIKKSEKEAPISEIDKKLQDLLLDIENEHIATQKAVLYRQSVTEKASYLNEVCQTDQSMPLSTGSKSNLEKVDQIYNSSALAVQQAEVIDLLSPSPPMRARKVAKCQEANVPYIPNVAAKCQEAKVPSIEFIDLSDTENELSPEHTRKARELRIFLNSIRGTP; encoded by the exons ATGGGAGTGAAACATCTGTGGGACATCTTGGATTCTTGCAAGAAAACCCTTCCTCTTGAACATCTCAG GGACAAAAGGGTGTGCATAGATCTCTCATGTTGGATTGTACAACTTCACAATGTGAATAAATCACATTGTTCTACCAAAGATAAGGTTTATCTTAGAGGTCTCTTTCACCGTCTTCGAGCTCTTCTCGCGTTGAATTGTACCATCATCTTGGTTGCAG ATGGAGCCATTCCTGCCATCAAACTGTCAACTTACAGAAGGCGCTTGAATTCAGAAAGTAAG GTTTCTCAAGATGAAACAAATTCAGATAAAGCTTCTTCACTTCAGAGGAATATGGGATCAGAATTCTCTGGCATGATAAAAGAGGCTAACATTCTTGGCATGGCTCTTGGGATTCCTTGTATAATTAG CCTTGAAGAAGCGGAAGCTCAGTGTGCACTACTTAACTCAGAGTCATTATGT GATGGATGTTTCACTTCAGATTCAGATATATTTTTGTTCGGTGCAAGAACAGTGTATAGAGATATATGTCTTG GTGAAGGTGGTTATGTTGTCTGTTATGAGATGAATGACATCGAGACAAAGCTCGGTTTTGGGAGGAACTCCTTG ATAACTCTGGCACTTCTTCTTGGAAGTGATTATACACCCGGAGTCCGTAAGCTTGGTCAG GAAGCAGCATGCCAGATTGTGAAGTCAATAGGTGAATGTAATGTTCTTCAACGAGTTGCATCAGATGGATTATCCTTTGCAAATAAGCCAAAGGTTTCAAAGAAACAGAATAAAGCTCCCAGACGTACTAACAAAGAAAACTACTCCCATCCAATCAATGAAAATG GACCTGTACATGATTTGCCAAATGAGAACCAATATTTAGCTGTGATCGAGGCATATCTGAGGCCAAAATGCCACACAGCTGACTCTTCTGTGGTGCAAAG GGCTCTTGGTGGCCTTCCATTTGACCGCCTCAAACTTCAGAATATATGTGCTCGATATTTCGAGTGGCCTCCAGAGAAAACTG ATGAGTACATCCTTCCAAAGATTGCTGAGAGGAAGTTGAGGCAGTTCGCCAATTTGCGTTCTACTTCATCAGCACTTGGACTTGGGCCTCCATTGGACAAG ATGCCAGTCAGGTGTCCTCTATTAGAAATAATCAAGCACAGGAAGGTCCTGGGAAGAGAGAGTTTTGAAGTCTCTTGGGAAGATATTGATGGACTTAAAACATCAGTAGTACCTGCTGATCTCATAGAGTG TGCTTGTCCAGAAAAAAGAGTGGAGTTTGAGGAAAAAAGAGCGCAAGCAAAGAAACAAAACATACGTAAACCAAGAATAAAGAAATCTGAGAAGGAAGCTCCCATCAGTGAAATTGATAAAAAGCTGCAAGACCTGTTACTCGACATTGAAAATGAACACATTGCTACGCAAAAGGCTGTTTTGTATAGACAATCAGTAACAGAGAAAGCAAGTTACTTAAACGAAGTATGCCAAACAGATCAAAGCATGCCACTTAGTACAGGATCCAAAAGCAATCTAGAAAAAGTGGACCAGATTTACAATTCAAGTGCTTTGGCTGTGCAGCAAGCAGAGGTAATTGATCTGCTGAGCCCTTCACCACCAATGCGTGCCCGTAAAGTTGCAAAATGTCAAGAAGCCAATGTTCCGTATATCCCCAATGTCGCCGCGAAATGTCAAGAAGCTAAGGTTCCATCCATCGAATTCATTGATTTGAGTGATACGGAAAACGAGTTATCACCAGAACACACAAGGAAGGCAAGGGAGTTGAGAATATTTTTGAATAGCATCAGGGGAACCCCCTAA
- the LOC108210857 gene encoding single-strand DNA endonuclease 1 isoform X1 has translation MGVKHLWDILDSCKKTLPLEHLRDKRVCIDLSCWIVQLHNVNKSHCSTKDKVYLRGLFHRLRALLALNCTIILVADGAIPAIKLSTYRRRLNSESKVSQDETNSDKASSLQRNMGSEFSGMIKEANILGMALGIPCIISLEEAEAQCALLNSESLCDGCFTSDSDIFLFGARTVYRDICLGEGGYVVCYEMNDIETKLGFGRNSLITLALLLGSDYTPGVRKLGQEAACQIVKSIGECNVLQRVASDGLSFANKPKVSKKQNKAPRRTNKENYSHPINENVGPVHDLPNENQYLAVIEAYLRPKCHTADSSVVQRALGGLPFDRLKLQNICARYFEWPPEKTDEYILPKIAERKLRQFANLRSTSSALGLGPPLDKMPVRCPLLEIIKHRKVLGRESFEVSWEDIDGLKTSVVPADLIECACPEKRVEFEEKRAQAKKQNIRKPRIKKSEKEAPISEIDKKLQDLLLDIENEHIATQKAVLYRQSVTEKASYLNEVCQTDQSMPLSTGSKSNLEKVDQIYNSSALAVQQAEVIDLLSPSPPMRARKVAKCQEANVPYIPNVAAKCQEAKVPSIEFIDLSDTENELSPEHTRKARELRIFLNSIRGTP, from the exons ATGGGAGTGAAACATCTGTGGGACATCTTGGATTCTTGCAAGAAAACCCTTCCTCTTGAACATCTCAG GGACAAAAGGGTGTGCATAGATCTCTCATGTTGGATTGTACAACTTCACAATGTGAATAAATCACATTGTTCTACCAAAGATAAGGTTTATCTTAGAGGTCTCTTTCACCGTCTTCGAGCTCTTCTCGCGTTGAATTGTACCATCATCTTGGTTGCAG ATGGAGCCATTCCTGCCATCAAACTGTCAACTTACAGAAGGCGCTTGAATTCAGAAAGTAAG GTTTCTCAAGATGAAACAAATTCAGATAAAGCTTCTTCACTTCAGAGGAATATGGGATCAGAATTCTCTGGCATGATAAAAGAGGCTAACATTCTTGGCATGGCTCTTGGGATTCCTTGTATAATTAG CCTTGAAGAAGCGGAAGCTCAGTGTGCACTACTTAACTCAGAGTCATTATGT GATGGATGTTTCACTTCAGATTCAGATATATTTTTGTTCGGTGCAAGAACAGTGTATAGAGATATATGTCTTG GTGAAGGTGGTTATGTTGTCTGTTATGAGATGAATGACATCGAGACAAAGCTCGGTTTTGGGAGGAACTCCTTG ATAACTCTGGCACTTCTTCTTGGAAGTGATTATACACCCGGAGTCCGTAAGCTTGGTCAG GAAGCAGCATGCCAGATTGTGAAGTCAATAGGTGAATGTAATGTTCTTCAACGAGTTGCATCAGATGGATTATCCTTTGCAAATAAGCCAAAGGTTTCAAAGAAACAGAATAAAGCTCCCAGACGTACTAACAAAGAAAACTACTCCCATCCAATCAATGAAAATG TAGGACCTGTACATGATTTGCCAAATGAGAACCAATATTTAGCTGTGATCGAGGCATATCTGAGGCCAAAATGCCACACAGCTGACTCTTCTGTGGTGCAAAG GGCTCTTGGTGGCCTTCCATTTGACCGCCTCAAACTTCAGAATATATGTGCTCGATATTTCGAGTGGCCTCCAGAGAAAACTG ATGAGTACATCCTTCCAAAGATTGCTGAGAGGAAGTTGAGGCAGTTCGCCAATTTGCGTTCTACTTCATCAGCACTTGGACTTGGGCCTCCATTGGACAAG ATGCCAGTCAGGTGTCCTCTATTAGAAATAATCAAGCACAGGAAGGTCCTGGGAAGAGAGAGTTTTGAAGTCTCTTGGGAAGATATTGATGGACTTAAAACATCAGTAGTACCTGCTGATCTCATAGAGTG TGCTTGTCCAGAAAAAAGAGTGGAGTTTGAGGAAAAAAGAGCGCAAGCAAAGAAACAAAACATACGTAAACCAAGAATAAAGAAATCTGAGAAGGAAGCTCCCATCAGTGAAATTGATAAAAAGCTGCAAGACCTGTTACTCGACATTGAAAATGAACACATTGCTACGCAAAAGGCTGTTTTGTATAGACAATCAGTAACAGAGAAAGCAAGTTACTTAAACGAAGTATGCCAAACAGATCAAAGCATGCCACTTAGTACAGGATCCAAAAGCAATCTAGAAAAAGTGGACCAGATTTACAATTCAAGTGCTTTGGCTGTGCAGCAAGCAGAGGTAATTGATCTGCTGAGCCCTTCACCACCAATGCGTGCCCGTAAAGTTGCAAAATGTCAAGAAGCCAATGTTCCGTATATCCCCAATGTCGCCGCGAAATGTCAAGAAGCTAAGGTTCCATCCATCGAATTCATTGATTTGAGTGATACGGAAAACGAGTTATCACCAGAACACACAAGGAAGGCAAGGGAGTTGAGAATATTTTTGAATAGCATCAGGGGAACCCCCTAA
- the LOC108210857 gene encoding single-strand DNA endonuclease 1 isoform X3 encodes MSKCLNQNGAIPAIKLSTYRRRLNSESKVSQDETNSDKASSLQRNMGSEFSGMIKEANILGMALGIPCIISLEEAEAQCALLNSESLCDGCFTSDSDIFLFGARTVYRDICLGEGGYVVCYEMNDIETKLGFGRNSLITLALLLGSDYTPGVRKLGQEAACQIVKSIGECNVLQRVASDGLSFANKPKVSKKQNKAPRRTNKENYSHPINENVGPVHDLPNENQYLAVIEAYLRPKCHTADSSVVQRALGGLPFDRLKLQNICARYFEWPPEKTDEYILPKIAERKLRQFANLRSTSSALGLGPPLDKMPVRCPLLEIIKHRKVLGRESFEVSWEDIDGLKTSVVPADLIECACPEKRVEFEEKRAQAKKQNIRKPRIKKSEKEAPISEIDKKLQDLLLDIENEHIATQKAVLYRQSVTEKASYLNEVCQTDQSMPLSTGSKSNLEKVDQIYNSSALAVQQAEVIDLLSPSPPMRARKVAKCQEANVPYIPNVAAKCQEAKVPSIEFIDLSDTENELSPEHTRKARELRIFLNSIRGTP; translated from the exons ATGAGCAAATGCCTGAACCAAA ATGGAGCCATTCCTGCCATCAAACTGTCAACTTACAGAAGGCGCTTGAATTCAGAAAGTAAG GTTTCTCAAGATGAAACAAATTCAGATAAAGCTTCTTCACTTCAGAGGAATATGGGATCAGAATTCTCTGGCATGATAAAAGAGGCTAACATTCTTGGCATGGCTCTTGGGATTCCTTGTATAATTAG CCTTGAAGAAGCGGAAGCTCAGTGTGCACTACTTAACTCAGAGTCATTATGT GATGGATGTTTCACTTCAGATTCAGATATATTTTTGTTCGGTGCAAGAACAGTGTATAGAGATATATGTCTTG GTGAAGGTGGTTATGTTGTCTGTTATGAGATGAATGACATCGAGACAAAGCTCGGTTTTGGGAGGAACTCCTTG ATAACTCTGGCACTTCTTCTTGGAAGTGATTATACACCCGGAGTCCGTAAGCTTGGTCAG GAAGCAGCATGCCAGATTGTGAAGTCAATAGGTGAATGTAATGTTCTTCAACGAGTTGCATCAGATGGATTATCCTTTGCAAATAAGCCAAAGGTTTCAAAGAAACAGAATAAAGCTCCCAGACGTACTAACAAAGAAAACTACTCCCATCCAATCAATGAAAATG TAGGACCTGTACATGATTTGCCAAATGAGAACCAATATTTAGCTGTGATCGAGGCATATCTGAGGCCAAAATGCCACACAGCTGACTCTTCTGTGGTGCAAAG GGCTCTTGGTGGCCTTCCATTTGACCGCCTCAAACTTCAGAATATATGTGCTCGATATTTCGAGTGGCCTCCAGAGAAAACTG ATGAGTACATCCTTCCAAAGATTGCTGAGAGGAAGTTGAGGCAGTTCGCCAATTTGCGTTCTACTTCATCAGCACTTGGACTTGGGCCTCCATTGGACAAG ATGCCAGTCAGGTGTCCTCTATTAGAAATAATCAAGCACAGGAAGGTCCTGGGAAGAGAGAGTTTTGAAGTCTCTTGGGAAGATATTGATGGACTTAAAACATCAGTAGTACCTGCTGATCTCATAGAGTG TGCTTGTCCAGAAAAAAGAGTGGAGTTTGAGGAAAAAAGAGCGCAAGCAAAGAAACAAAACATACGTAAACCAAGAATAAAGAAATCTGAGAAGGAAGCTCCCATCAGTGAAATTGATAAAAAGCTGCAAGACCTGTTACTCGACATTGAAAATGAACACATTGCTACGCAAAAGGCTGTTTTGTATAGACAATCAGTAACAGAGAAAGCAAGTTACTTAAACGAAGTATGCCAAACAGATCAAAGCATGCCACTTAGTACAGGATCCAAAAGCAATCTAGAAAAAGTGGACCAGATTTACAATTCAAGTGCTTTGGCTGTGCAGCAAGCAGAGGTAATTGATCTGCTGAGCCCTTCACCACCAATGCGTGCCCGTAAAGTTGCAAAATGTCAAGAAGCCAATGTTCCGTATATCCCCAATGTCGCCGCGAAATGTCAAGAAGCTAAGGTTCCATCCATCGAATTCATTGATTTGAGTGATACGGAAAACGAGTTATCACCAGAACACACAAGGAAGGCAAGGGAGTTGAGAATATTTTTGAATAGCATCAGGGGAACCCCCTAA
- the LOC108210857 gene encoding single-strand DNA endonuclease 1 isoform X4: MGSEFSGMIKEANILGMALGIPCIISLEEAEAQCALLNSESLCDGCFTSDSDIFLFGARTVYRDICLGEGGYVVCYEMNDIETKLGFGRNSLITLALLLGSDYTPGVRKLGQEAACQIVKSIGECNVLQRVASDGLSFANKPKVSKKQNKAPRRTNKENYSHPINENVGPVHDLPNENQYLAVIEAYLRPKCHTADSSVVQRALGGLPFDRLKLQNICARYFEWPPEKTDEYILPKIAERKLRQFANLRSTSSALGLGPPLDKMPVRCPLLEIIKHRKVLGRESFEVSWEDIDGLKTSVVPADLIECACPEKRVEFEEKRAQAKKQNIRKPRIKKSEKEAPISEIDKKLQDLLLDIENEHIATQKAVLYRQSVTEKASYLNEVCQTDQSMPLSTGSKSNLEKVDQIYNSSALAVQQAEVIDLLSPSPPMRARKVAKCQEANVPYIPNVAAKCQEAKVPSIEFIDLSDTENELSPEHTRKARELRIFLNSIRGTP; encoded by the exons ATGGGATCAGAATTCTCTGGCATGATAAAAGAGGCTAACATTCTTGGCATGGCTCTTGGGATTCCTTGTATAATTAG CCTTGAAGAAGCGGAAGCTCAGTGTGCACTACTTAACTCAGAGTCATTATGT GATGGATGTTTCACTTCAGATTCAGATATATTTTTGTTCGGTGCAAGAACAGTGTATAGAGATATATGTCTTG GTGAAGGTGGTTATGTTGTCTGTTATGAGATGAATGACATCGAGACAAAGCTCGGTTTTGGGAGGAACTCCTTG ATAACTCTGGCACTTCTTCTTGGAAGTGATTATACACCCGGAGTCCGTAAGCTTGGTCAG GAAGCAGCATGCCAGATTGTGAAGTCAATAGGTGAATGTAATGTTCTTCAACGAGTTGCATCAGATGGATTATCCTTTGCAAATAAGCCAAAGGTTTCAAAGAAACAGAATAAAGCTCCCAGACGTACTAACAAAGAAAACTACTCCCATCCAATCAATGAAAATG TAGGACCTGTACATGATTTGCCAAATGAGAACCAATATTTAGCTGTGATCGAGGCATATCTGAGGCCAAAATGCCACACAGCTGACTCTTCTGTGGTGCAAAG GGCTCTTGGTGGCCTTCCATTTGACCGCCTCAAACTTCAGAATATATGTGCTCGATATTTCGAGTGGCCTCCAGAGAAAACTG ATGAGTACATCCTTCCAAAGATTGCTGAGAGGAAGTTGAGGCAGTTCGCCAATTTGCGTTCTACTTCATCAGCACTTGGACTTGGGCCTCCATTGGACAAG ATGCCAGTCAGGTGTCCTCTATTAGAAATAATCAAGCACAGGAAGGTCCTGGGAAGAGAGAGTTTTGAAGTCTCTTGGGAAGATATTGATGGACTTAAAACATCAGTAGTACCTGCTGATCTCATAGAGTG TGCTTGTCCAGAAAAAAGAGTGGAGTTTGAGGAAAAAAGAGCGCAAGCAAAGAAACAAAACATACGTAAACCAAGAATAAAGAAATCTGAGAAGGAAGCTCCCATCAGTGAAATTGATAAAAAGCTGCAAGACCTGTTACTCGACATTGAAAATGAACACATTGCTACGCAAAAGGCTGTTTTGTATAGACAATCAGTAACAGAGAAAGCAAGTTACTTAAACGAAGTATGCCAAACAGATCAAAGCATGCCACTTAGTACAGGATCCAAAAGCAATCTAGAAAAAGTGGACCAGATTTACAATTCAAGTGCTTTGGCTGTGCAGCAAGCAGAGGTAATTGATCTGCTGAGCCCTTCACCACCAATGCGTGCCCGTAAAGTTGCAAAATGTCAAGAAGCCAATGTTCCGTATATCCCCAATGTCGCCGCGAAATGTCAAGAAGCTAAGGTTCCATCCATCGAATTCATTGATTTGAGTGATACGGAAAACGAGTTATCACCAGAACACACAAGGAAGGCAAGGGAGTTGAGAATATTTTTGAATAGCATCAGGGGAACCCCCTAA
- the LOC108210855 gene encoding uncharacterized protein LOC108210855 → MGQFDAASEKMDILQEKTLKVEDKELEEANQRYISVHYPQSFGEYVDSDSEEPEMDPEEEPEEDPEEEPEEEPEKDPEEEPEEDPEEEPEEDPEEELGEDLEMDRNLCHEKVAVEYATPLNLSSAIFSAKQLTDHEDEEPLAECVFKPNPESETDRIYQKSSDAKHRRVVNAAVRPSISQSYGLEMNCKYDEVSEQKFNIEYAAIESGQLEETVGGNENSVEQTNRGKRRCSKWDQGPKEDKKEVIEERKCKKGKTVWDANDFQTTVQEPLQLTELRSRVCEPLLDLEVQSLKKRFSEISSILDPLVDDKLEIGVYAFDKLIKEREKIFLELAKRNAIISKELYVPVKEYPKYNFIGLILGPKGNTQKRMELKSGCMIRLRGKDSSKSAQEVDSSEDEELNVYIEAVSQKSLDAAVCMVNKLLISVEDEVNDLKRAHLEEVSNLKEATLFSSCSVCKEPGHDQLACPLKKATLKASSDTCVSFSRPSFSCPVTHSNLKIKSSREIDAANLYVGYLPQTIDDSRLHDLFSPFGTITQLRVTLDKKTGYSMGYGFVRFDTPSAANLAIMHMNGYQIGGHRLRVRIAGAPPATGQPATSFLPVCSNPGPATVATSYSALPHYMMPKSEVSVLNDEGMGVSSSLHMESSNKISQTEAPTLPQKASGSNLFVGYLPPTVDDSGLWELFSSFGTIIHLKVPLDMVTGYSKGYGFVRYDTPSAASLAIMHMNGYEVDGRRLTVRIAGDPPATGQPTMSLLPVNPVPGPATVATSCPALPEGMVLNSEGLCYPSSQHIKYSTNLYVGYLPQTIDDSCLRELFSPFGAVTQSSVVLDMRTGYSKGYGFVSFDTPSAASLAMMHMNGYQIDGHRLAVRLRTVGAAPPTGPPATSRLPLYSIPQHTTVATSCPALPSYMMPNFSQNMESKNENDAPIISQEVSGSTGSNTQLSTTASVLRSSESGTASSSAGSLTALSSTGLAAASSKSRSVISSYSFSSLFCGDHDYRDSSL, encoded by the coding sequence ATGGGGCAATTCGATGCTGCGAGTGAAAAAATGGATATTCTTCAAGAAAAAACTTTAAAGGTAGAGGATAAAGAATTAGAGGAGGCAAATCAGAGGTATATATCAGTACATTATCCTCAATCTTTTGGGGAGTATGTTGATAGTGACAGTGAGGAACCTGAAATGGACCCTGAGGAGGAACCTGAAGAGGACCCTGAGGAAGAACCTGAAGAGGAACCAGAGAAGGATCCCGAGGAGGAACCTGAAGAGGATCCCGAGGAGGAACCTGAAGAGGATCCTGAGGAGGAACTGGGGGAAGACCTAGAGATGGACCGAAACTTATGTCATGAGAAAGTGGCTGTAGAATATGCCACTCCTTTAAACTTAAGTAGTGCAATTTTTTCTGCTAAACAACTAACAGACCACGAAGATGAAGAACCCTTGGCGGAGTGTGTTTTTAAGCCAAATCCTGAGAGTGAGACTGATAGAATTTATCAGAAATCGTCAGATGCTAAACATAGGAGGGTGGTTAATGCAGCAGTCAGACCTTCTATATCACAAAGCTATGGGCTGGAAATGAATTGCAAGtatgatgaagtttctgaacaAAAATTTAACATTGAGTATGCTGCTATAGAATCAGGACAGCTTGAGGAGACTGTTGGTGGTAATGAAAATTCTGTAGAACAAACTAATCGTGGGAAAAGGAGGTGTAGCAAATGGGATCAAGGTCCTAAAGAGGACAAAAAAGAAGTTATAGAagagagaaaatgcaaaaagGGTAAAACAGTGTGGGATGCTAATGATTTCCAGACTACAGTGCAAGAGCCTCTTCAGCTGACAGAATTGCGCAGTAGGGTGTGTGAACCTTTACTAGATTTAGAGGTACAGTCACTGAAAAAAAGATTTTCAGAAATCAGCAGCATACTCGATCCATTAGTAGATGACAAACTTGAAATAGGAGTTTATGCATTTGACAAACTAATCAAAGAACGTGAAAAGATCTTTCTGGAGTTGGCGAAGAGAAATGCAATTATTTCTAAGGAACTGTATGTACCAGTGAAAGAATATCCAAAGTATAACTTCATTGGCCTTATACTTGGACCAAAAGGAAACACGCAAAAAAGGATGGAGTTGAAAAGTGGTTGTATGATTCGGCTGAGAGGTAAAGATTCGTCAAAATCAGCACAAGAAGTTGATTCATCTGAGGATGAAGAATTGAATGTCTACATAGAGGCAGTTAGTCAGAAATCTCTTGATGCTGCTGTATGCATGGTTAACAAACTACTCATCTCAGTAGAAGATGAAGTGAATGATCTTAAGCGAGCTCACTTAGAGGAAGTATCTAATCTCAAAGAAGCAACTTTGTTTAGCTCATGCAGTGTGTGCAAGGAGCCAGGACATGATCAATTAGCCTGTCCTCTGAAGAAAGCTACATTGAAGGCCAGTTCTGACACGTGTGTAAGCTTCAGTCGTcccagcttttcttgtccagTAACCCATTCAAACTTGAAAATTAAATCCTCCAGAGAAATAGATGCTGCAAATCTTTATGTTGGATATCTTCCCCAAACCATAGATGATAGTCGTTTGCATGATCTTTTTTCTCCATTTGGAACAATCACTCAGTTGAGAGTTACATTAGATAAGAAAACTGGTTATAGTATGGGATATGGCTTTGTAAGATTTGATACCCCCTCTGCTGCGAACTTAGCCATAATGCACATGAACGGGTATCAGATTGGTGGTCACAGACTGAGAGTGAGAATAGCAGGTGCTCCACCTGCCACAGGACAACCAGCCACAAGCTTCCTTCCTGTTTGTTCTAATCCGGGACCTGCAACAGTAGCTACCAGCTACTCCGCTTTGCCTCACTACATGATGCCTAAAAGTGAAGTGTCCGTCCTCAATGATGAAGGCATGGGTGTCTCGTCTTCTCTACACATGGAATCCAGCAATAAAATTTCTCAAACAGAGGCTCCAACTCTTCCTCAGAAAGCCTCAGGCTCCAATCTTTTTGTTGGATATCTTCCCCCAACCGTTGATGACAGTGGTCTGTGGGagcttttttcttcttttggaaCGATCATTCATTTAAAAGTTCCATTAGATATGGTAACTGGATATAGTAAAGGCTATGGCTTTGTGAGATATGATACGCCCTCTGCTGCGAGCTTAGCCATAATGCACATGAATGGATATGAAGTTGATGGTCGTAGATTGACAGTGAGAATAGCTGGAGATCCACCTGCCACAGGACAGCCAACCATGAGCCTTCTTCCTGTCAATCCTGTTCCTGGACCTGCAACAGTGGCTACCAGCTGCCCTGCTCTACCTGAAGGTATGGTGCTTAATAGTGAAGGCTTATGTTATCCATCATCACAGCACATAAAATACTCGACAAATCTTTATGTTGGATATCTTCCCCAAACCATTGATGATAGTTGTTTGAGGGAACTGTTTTCTCCATTTGGAGCAGTCACTCAATCAAGTGTTGTATTAGATATGAGAACTGGTTATAGTAAAGGCTATGGCTTTGTCAGTTTTGATACTCCCTCTGCTGCAAGCTTAGCCATGATGCACATGAATGGATACCAAATTGATGGTCACAGACTGGCAGTCCGCTTGAGAACTGTTGGTGCTGCACCTCCTACAGGACCACCAGCCACGAGCCGCCTCCCTTTATATTCTATTCCTCAACATACAACAGTAGCTACCAGCTGCCCTGCTTTGCCTTCCTATATGATGCCAAATTTTTCTCAGAATATGGAAAGCAAAAATGAAAATGATGCTCCAATAATTTCTCAGGAAGTCTCAGGGTCAACTGGCTCGAACACCCAACTGTCAACAACTGCTTCTGTGTTAAGGTCATCTGAGTCGGGAACTGCTTCCTCATCAGCTGGATCATTGACTGCACTTTCATCGACTGGTTTGGCTGCAGCATCATCTAAGTCAAGGAGCGTAATCTCATCATATAGTTTTAGTTCATTGTTCTGTGGTGATCACGACTATCGTGACTCAAGTCTCTAA